One Pseudomonas rhizophila DNA window includes the following coding sequences:
- the fba gene encoding class II fructose-bisphosphate aldolase (catalyzes the reversible aldol condensation of dihydroxyacetonephosphate and glyceraldehyde 3-phosphate in the Calvin cycle, glycolysis, and/or gluconeogenesis), with translation MALISMRQMLDHAAEFGYGVPAFNVNNLEQMRAIMEAADKTDSPVIVQASAGARKYAGAPFLRHLILAAIEEFPHIPVCMHQDHGTSPDVCQRSIQLGFSSVMMDGSLGEDGKTPTDYEYNVRVTQQTVAMAHACGVSVEGELGCLGSLETGMAGEEDGIGAEGVLDHSQMLTDPEEAADFVKKTQVDALAIAIGTSHGAYKFTKPPTGDVLAIDRIKEIHKRIPNTHLVMHGSSSVPQEWLAIINQYGGDIKETYGVPVEEIVEGIKYGVRKVNIDTDLRLASTGAMRRLMATNPSEFDPRKFFGATVTAMRDVCIARYEAFGTAGNASKIKPISLEAMYQRYLKGELNAKVN, from the coding sequence ATGGCACTTATCAGCATGCGTCAGATGCTGGACCACGCAGCCGAGTTCGGCTACGGCGTCCCAGCCTTTAACGTCAACAACCTTGAGCAGATGCGCGCCATCATGGAAGCCGCTGACAAGACTGACTCCCCGGTGATCGTCCAGGCTTCGGCCGGCGCCCGCAAATACGCCGGCGCGCCATTCCTGCGTCACCTGATCCTGGCTGCCATCGAAGAATTCCCGCACATCCCGGTGTGCATGCACCAGGACCACGGCACCAGCCCTGACGTCTGCCAGCGCTCCATCCAACTGGGCTTCAGCTCGGTCATGATGGATGGCTCCCTGGGCGAAGACGGCAAGACCCCGACCGACTACGAATACAACGTGCGTGTCACCCAACAGACCGTCGCCATGGCCCATGCCTGCGGCGTGTCGGTGGAAGGCGAACTGGGTTGCCTGGGCTCGCTGGAAACCGGCATGGCCGGTGAAGAAGACGGCATCGGCGCCGAGGGCGTGCTGGACCACAGCCAGATGCTGACCGACCCGGAAGAAGCCGCGGACTTCGTCAAGAAGACCCAGGTCGACGCCCTGGCCATCGCCATCGGCACCAGCCACGGCGCCTACAAGTTCACCAAGCCGCCTACCGGCGACGTGCTGGCCATTGACCGCATCAAGGAAATCCACAAACGCATCCCCAACACTCACCTGGTGATGCACGGTTCTTCCTCGGTTCCGCAAGAGTGGCTGGCGATCATCAACCAGTACGGCGGCGACATCAAAGAAACCTACGGCGTGCCGGTTGAAGAAATCGTCGAAGGTATCAAGTACGGCGTGCGCAAGGTCAACATCGACACCGACCTGCGCCTGGCCTCTACCGGTGCCATGCGTCGTTTGATGGCGACCAATCCGAGCGAATTTGATCCGCGTAAGTTCTTCGGTGCGACCGTGACGGCGATGCGTGATGTGTGTATTGCGCGTTACGAAGCTTTCGGTACTGCGGGTAATGCTTCGAAGATCAAGCCGATCTCTTTGGAAGCGATGTATCAGCGGTATTTGAAGGGTGAGTTGAACGCTAAGGTTAACTAA
- a CDS encoding polysaccharide lyase family 7 protein, translating to MIDLATWNLSIPEGSPPTTIETSQLVQGFQNQYFHADSGTVFFWAPVTGAKTANAIYPRSELRETYSNGTQRNWLYSAADNKLAATLTVNQVPSTGKLVIGQIHAKDSTSPMVKLEYQYKTYSSTGNIVAKVRMRPDDESGQVITIATGIKLNQSFSYLIHLSPAGVLTINGAGYQWSSPISSTWSDKPLYFKAGVYVQDNTGYPTEGGTVTFSLLDIDHI from the coding sequence ATGATTGATCTCGCCACCTGGAACCTGAGCATCCCCGAAGGCAGCCCACCAACGACCATCGAAACCTCTCAACTGGTGCAGGGGTTCCAGAACCAATATTTCCACGCCGACTCCGGTACGGTGTTTTTCTGGGCACCGGTCACCGGCGCCAAGACTGCCAACGCGATTTACCCACGCAGCGAACTGCGGGAAACCTATAGCAACGGTACCCAGCGCAACTGGTTGTACTCAGCGGCTGATAACAAGCTGGCCGCCACGCTGACCGTCAACCAAGTCCCCAGCACTGGCAAGCTCGTCATTGGTCAGATCCACGCCAAAGACAGCACCAGCCCCATGGTGAAACTGGAGTACCAGTACAAAACCTACAGCTCCACCGGCAACATCGTCGCCAAAGTGCGCATGCGTCCCGACGACGAATCGGGCCAGGTCATCACCATCGCCACAGGCATAAAGCTCAATCAGTCCTTCTCTTACCTGATCCACCTAAGCCCCGCCGGTGTCCTGACCATCAATGGTGCGGGTTACCAGTGGAGCTCCCCCATCAGCTCCACTTGGAGCGACAAGCCGCTGTACTTCAAGGCGGGCGTGTACGTGCAGGACAACACCGGTTATCCCACCGAAGGCGGGACCGTGACGTTCAGCCTGCTGGATATCGATCACATCTAG
- the metK gene encoding methionine adenosyltransferase, with amino-acid sequence MSEYSLFTSESVSEGHPDKIADQISDAVLDAIIAEDKFARVACETLVKTGVAIIAGEVTTSAWVDLEQIVRDVILGIGYNSSDVGFDGATCGVMNIIGKQSPDINQGVDRAKPEDQGAGDQGLMFGYASNETDVLMPAPITFSHQLVQRQAEARKSGLLPWLRPDAKSQVTCRYEGGKVVGIDAVVLSTQHNPEVSYKDLREGVMELIVKHVLPAELLSKDTQFHINPTGQFIIGGPVGDCGLTGRKIIVDSYGGMARHGGGAFSGKDPSKVDRSAAYAGRYVAKNIVAAGLAERCEIQVSYAIGVAQPTSISLNTFGTGKIGDDKIIKLVREVFDLRPYAITTMLDLLHPMYQDTAAYGHFGRTPQTKTVGDDTFTTFTWEKTDRADALRAAAGL; translated from the coding sequence ATGAGCGAATACTCCCTTTTCACCTCCGAGTCCGTGTCTGAAGGGCATCCGGACAAAATCGCCGACCAGATTTCTGATGCGGTGCTGGACGCCATCATTGCTGAAGACAAGTTCGCCCGCGTGGCGTGCGAAACTCTGGTGAAAACGGGCGTGGCGATCATCGCTGGCGAAGTCACCACTTCAGCCTGGGTCGACCTGGAACAGATCGTCCGTGACGTCATCCTGGGCATTGGCTACAACAGCTCCGACGTCGGCTTCGATGGCGCGACCTGCGGCGTGATGAACATCATCGGCAAGCAGTCCCCCGACATCAACCAGGGTGTTGACCGCGCCAAGCCTGAAGACCAGGGTGCCGGCGACCAGGGCCTGATGTTCGGCTACGCCAGCAACGAGACCGACGTGCTGATGCCAGCACCGATCACCTTCTCGCACCAGTTGGTTCAACGCCAGGCTGAAGCCCGTAAATCCGGCCTGCTGCCTTGGCTGCGCCCGGATGCCAAGTCTCAGGTGACTTGCCGTTACGAAGGCGGCAAGGTTGTCGGTATCGATGCCGTCGTACTGTCGACCCAGCACAACCCCGAAGTGTCCTATAAAGACCTGCGTGAAGGCGTGATGGAGCTGATCGTCAAGCACGTACTGCCTGCCGAGCTGCTGTCCAAGGACACCCAGTTCCACATCAACCCGACCGGCCAGTTCATCATCGGTGGCCCGGTAGGCGACTGTGGCCTGACCGGCCGCAAGATCATCGTCGACAGCTACGGCGGCATGGCCCGTCACGGCGGTGGCGCGTTCTCCGGCAAGGATCCATCGAAGGTCGACCGTTCGGCAGCCTATGCCGGTCGTTATGTGGCCAAGAACATCGTGGCCGCCGGCCTGGCCGAGCGCTGCGAGATCCAGGTTTCCTATGCCATCGGCGTTGCTCAGCCTACCTCGATCTCGCTGAACACCTTCGGCACCGGCAAGATCGGCGATGACAAGATCATCAAGCTGGTTCGTGAAGTGTTCGACCTGCGTCCGTACGCCATCACCACCATGCTCGACCTGCTGCACCCGATGTACCAGGACACCGCCGCCTACGGCCACTTCGGCCGCACGCCGCAAACCAAGACGGTCGGTGACGACACCTTCACCACCTTCACCTGGGAAAAAACCGACCGCGCCGACGCCCTGCGCGCGGCTGCCGGCCTGTAA
- a CDS encoding MliC family protein has product MKGFIAVVALAMLAGCAQLDRFRSSEPVVEGWTTWTCDSQAKVLWRYTDDTRKEVDVRLGGAEQVYHLKEEPGASGTLYSDDMLAFHVKGEEGLVYWVATNDLIGRGCKAD; this is encoded by the coding sequence ATGAAAGGCTTTATCGCCGTTGTGGCGCTGGCAATGCTGGCCGGTTGTGCGCAGCTGGATCGGTTTCGTTCGTCCGAGCCTGTCGTAGAGGGCTGGACAACCTGGACCTGTGACAGTCAGGCCAAGGTGCTGTGGCGCTATACCGATGACACCCGCAAGGAAGTCGACGTTCGCCTCGGCGGTGCCGAGCAGGTCTATCACCTGAAGGAAGAGCCGGGCGCATCGGGTACGCTGTACAGCGACGACATGCTGGCGTTTCACGTCAAAGGTGAGGAAGGCCTGGTTTACTGGGTCGCCACCAATGACTTGATTGGCCGGGGCTGCAAGGCTGACTGA
- a CDS encoding ArsR/SmtB family transcription factor: protein MNLRVPSIRHDDCDELAALCKAGGDPLRLNVLRALANDSFGVLELAQIFGIGQSGMSHHLKVLAQADLVATRREGNAIFYRRALPHTDLLGGKLHAALLEEVDELDLPTDVQARIAQVHGQRAAASQDFFARVAEKFRAQQDLIAGLPQYRESVVALLDKLGFEPTATAIEVGPGDGAFLPELARRFSQVTALDNSPAMLELARQVCERETLANVSLQLADALNGVSLQADCVVLNMVLHHFAAPADALKHMADLLQPGGSLLVTELCSHNQSWAKEACGDLWLGFEQDDLARWATAAGLVPGESLYVGLRNGFQIQVRHFQRPAGDTHHR, encoded by the coding sequence ATGAATTTACGCGTGCCTTCCATTCGCCATGACGATTGCGATGAGCTGGCGGCCCTTTGCAAGGCCGGCGGCGATCCGCTGCGGCTCAATGTATTGCGCGCCTTGGCCAACGATTCGTTCGGCGTGCTGGAACTGGCGCAGATCTTCGGCATCGGTCAATCCGGCATGAGCCACCACCTCAAGGTCCTGGCCCAGGCGGACCTGGTGGCGACCCGTCGTGAAGGCAATGCGATTTTTTACCGCCGCGCCCTGCCCCATACCGATCTGCTGGGCGGCAAGCTGCATGCCGCGTTGCTCGAAGAGGTGGATGAACTGGACCTGCCGACAGACGTGCAGGCCCGCATCGCCCAGGTACACGGGCAGCGAGCCGCTGCCAGCCAGGATTTTTTCGCCCGGGTGGCCGAGAAGTTTCGCGCCCAGCAGGACCTGATTGCCGGGTTGCCGCAGTACCGTGAAAGCGTCGTGGCGCTGCTCGACAAACTGGGCTTCGAGCCCACCGCCACGGCCATTGAAGTCGGCCCCGGCGACGGTGCGTTTCTGCCGGAGCTGGCGCGGCGTTTCAGCCAAGTGACGGCGCTGGACAACAGCCCGGCCATGCTCGAGCTGGCACGCCAGGTGTGCGAACGTGAAACACTGGCTAATGTCAGCCTGCAACTGGCCGATGCCTTGAATGGTGTGAGCCTGCAGGCCGATTGTGTTGTATTGAACATGGTGCTTCACCATTTCGCCGCGCCGGCCGATGCGCTCAAGCACATGGCCGACTTGCTGCAACCGGGCGGTAGCCTGTTAGTGACAGAGTTATGCAGCCACAACCAGAGTTGGGCCAAGGAGGCCTGCGGTGATCTCTGGCTGGGGTTTGAACAGGACGATCTGGCCCGTTGGGCCACCGCTGCGGGCCTCGTGCCCGGGGAAAGCCTCTATGTGGGCTTACGTAATGGTTTCCAGATCCAGGTCCGCCATTTTCAGCGACCGGCTGGCGACACTCACCATCGGTAA
- a CDS encoding phosphoglycerate kinase: MTVLKMSDLDLQGKRVLIREDLNVPVKDGVVTSDARILASLPTIKLALEKGAAVMVCSHLGRPTEGEFSAENSLKPVADYLSKALGRDVPLVADYLGGVDVKAGDVVLFENVRFNKGEKKNADELAKQYAALCDVFVMDAFGTAHRAEGSTHGVAKFAKVAAAGPLLAAELDALGKALGSPAQPMAAIVAGSKVSTKLDVLNSLSQVCNQLIVGGGIANTFLAAAGHPVGKSLYEPDLLDTAREIAAKVSVPLPVDVVVAKEFAEGATATVKLIADVAEDDMILDIGPQTAANFAELLKSSKTILWNGPVGVFEFDQFGNGTKVLAQAIAESDAFSIAGGGDTLAAIDKYGVAEQISYISTGGGAFLEFVEGKVLPAVEVLESRAKA; encoded by the coding sequence ATGACCGTGTTGAAGATGTCCGACCTCGATCTGCAAGGTAAGCGCGTACTGATCCGCGAAGACCTCAACGTCCCCGTCAAGGACGGTGTTGTCACCAGCGACGCGCGTATCCTGGCTTCGCTGCCGACCATCAAGCTGGCCCTGGAAAAAGGCGCGGCCGTGATGGTCTGCTCCCACCTGGGCCGTCCGACCGAAGGCGAGTTCTCGGCGGAAAACAGCCTCAAGCCGGTCGCCGATTACCTGAGCAAAGCCTTGGGCCGCGACGTACCGCTGGTGGCTGACTACCTGGGCGGTGTGGACGTGAAGGCCGGCGATGTCGTGCTGTTCGAAAACGTGCGCTTCAATAAAGGCGAGAAAAAGAACGCTGACGAACTGGCCAAGCAGTATGCAGCCCTGTGCGACGTGTTTGTGATGGACGCGTTCGGCACCGCCCACCGCGCCGAGGGTTCGACCCACGGCGTGGCGAAGTTCGCCAAAGTGGCCGCTGCTGGCCCGCTGCTGGCCGCCGAACTGGACGCACTGGGCAAGGCCCTGGGCTCCCCGGCCCAGCCGATGGCTGCCATTGTTGCCGGCTCCAAGGTCTCCACCAAGCTCGACGTGCTTAACAGCCTGAGCCAGGTGTGCAACCAGTTGATCGTCGGCGGCGGCATTGCCAACACCTTCCTTGCTGCGGCCGGTCACCCGGTCGGCAAATCCCTGTACGAGCCGGACCTGCTGGACACCGCCCGGGAAATCGCCGCCAAGGTCAGCGTGCCGTTGCCGGTGGACGTGGTGGTTGCCAAGGAATTTGCCGAAGGCGCCACCGCCACCGTCAAGCTGATCGCTGACGTGGCCGAAGACGACATGATCCTCGACATTGGCCCGCAAACCGCAGCCAATTTCGCCGAACTGTTGAAATCTTCCAAGACTATCCTGTGGAACGGTCCGGTCGGCGTGTTCGAGTTCGACCAGTTTGGCAACGGCACCAAAGTGCTGGCCCAGGCCATCGCCGAGAGTGACGCTTTCTCCATCGCTGGCGGCGGCGACACCCTGGCGGCGATCGATAAATATGGCGTGGCCGAGCAGATCTCCTACATTTCTACCGGCGGCGGTGCGTTCCTCGAATTCGTCGAAGGCAAAGTACTGCCAGCCGTGGAAGTCCTGGAAAGCCGGGCCAAGGCCTGA
- the epd gene encoding erythrose-4-phosphate dehydrogenase, which yields MPQPRPYKVALNGYGRIGRCVLRALFERGARAGFEIVAINDLADMASIEYLTRFDSTHGRFPGEVRVEGDCLHINGDCVKVLRSATPEGIDWASLGVDLVLECSGAYNTREDGQRFIAAGAPRVLFSQPMASEADVDATIVYGVNQDCLSGDELLVSNASCTTNCGVPLLRLLDQAIGLEYVSITTIHSAMNDQPVIDAYHHEDLRRTRSAFQSVIPVSTGLARGIERLLPELAGRIQAKAVRVPTVNVSCLDITMQTVSDTDATEVNRILREAATSGPLKGLLAYTELPHASCDFNHDPHSAIVDASQTRVSGPRLVNILAWFDNEWGFANRMLDVAEHYLQTASKKPAL from the coding sequence ATGCCCCAACCGCGTCCCTACAAAGTTGCACTCAACGGCTACGGCCGGATTGGTCGTTGCGTCTTGCGTGCGTTGTTCGAGCGAGGGGCCAGGGCCGGGTTCGAGATTGTGGCGATCAACGATCTGGCCGACATGGCCAGCATCGAATACCTGACACGCTTTGACTCCACCCACGGCCGGTTTCCGGGCGAGGTGCGGGTCGAGGGCGATTGTCTGCACATTAATGGCGATTGCGTGAAAGTCCTGCGCAGTGCCACTCCCGAAGGTATCGATTGGGCATCCTTGGGTGTCGACCTGGTGCTTGAATGCTCGGGCGCCTACAACACCCGTGAAGATGGCCAGCGCTTCATCGCGGCCGGCGCTCCGCGGGTGTTGTTCTCCCAGCCGATGGCCAGCGAAGCGGATGTCGACGCGACCATTGTCTACGGCGTGAACCAGGATTGCCTGAGCGGCGACGAGCTGTTGGTGTCCAACGCGTCCTGCACCACCAACTGCGGCGTGCCGCTATTGCGCCTGCTGGACCAGGCCATTGGCCTGGAATACGTGTCGATCACCACCATTCACTCGGCGATGAACGATCAACCTGTGATCGACGCCTATCACCATGAAGACTTGCGGCGGACCCGTTCGGCGTTCCAGTCGGTGATTCCGGTGTCCACTGGTCTGGCGCGCGGCATTGAACGGCTGCTGCCGGAACTTGCGGGGCGAATTCAGGCCAAAGCCGTGCGGGTGCCGACGGTCAACGTGTCCTGCCTCGACATTACGATGCAGACCGTGAGCGATACCGACGCCACCGAGGTCAACCGGATCTTGCGCGAAGCCGCCACCAGCGGTCCGCTCAAAGGCCTTCTGGCTTACACCGAGTTGCCCCATGCCAGCTGTGATTTTAACCATGACCCACATTCGGCCATCGTCGATGCCAGCCAGACCCGGGTTTCCGGGCCACGGCTTGTGAACATCCTGGCTTGGTTCGACAACGAATGGGGGTTTGCCAACCGAATGCTGGACGTTGCCGAGCATTACCTGCAAACCGCTTCTAAAAAACCTGCTCTCTAA
- a CDS encoding polysaccharide lyase family 7 protein: MIDLSTWNLSIPEGSPAITIETPRLAQGFKDDYFHSDTGTLFFWAPVTGTKTANAIYPRSELRETYSDGTLRNWLYSAADNKLRATLTVNQVPSTGKIVIGQIHAKDSTRPMVKLEYQYKAYSSTGNIVAKVRLRPDDESGQVITIATGVQLDRRFSYQIHLSPKGALGISAAGYNWRTTVSPDWKDKPLYFKAGVYVQDNTGYTTEGGKVTFSMLEIHHTVL; encoded by the coding sequence ATGATCGATCTCAGCACTTGGAACTTGAGCATCCCCGAAGGCAGCCCCGCCATCACCATCGAAACACCGCGGCTAGCCCAGGGCTTCAAGGACGACTATTTCCACTCCGACACCGGCACGCTGTTCTTCTGGGCGCCGGTGACCGGCACCAAGACTGCAAACGCCATTTACCCGCGCAGCGAACTGCGGGAAACCTACAGCGACGGCACCCTTCGCAACTGGCTCTACTCAGCGGCAGACAACAAGCTGCGCGCCACCTTGACCGTCAACCAGGTGCCCAGCACCGGCAAGATCGTGATCGGCCAGATCCACGCCAAAGACAGCACCCGGCCCATGGTGAAACTGGAATACCAATACAAGGCCTACAGCTCCACCGGCAACATCGTCGCGAAGGTCCGACTGCGCCCCGACGACGAATCGGGCCAGGTCATCACCATCGCCACGGGCGTGCAACTTGATCGCAGGTTTTCCTACCAGATTCACCTCAGTCCGAAGGGCGCGCTGGGCATCAGCGCGGCGGGTTACAACTGGAGAACCACGGTAAGCCCGGACTGGAAGGACAAGCCGTTGTATTTCAAAGCCGGCGTCTACGTGCAGGACAACACCGGCTACACCACTGAAGGTGGAAAAGTGACGTTCAGCATGCTGGAAATTCATCACACCGTTCTATAA
- a CDS encoding polysaccharide lyase family 7 protein, whose amino-acid sequence MVDLATWNLSIPEGSPPKTIETPRLVDGFKNKYFNSEGSTVYFWSPVTGTKTENAIYPRSELRETYKNGTLRNWLYPDADNKLSATLVVNQVPSTGKIVIGQIHAKDSSKPMVKLEYQYKDDSKTGNIVAKVRMRPDDDEGRVITVASGVKLNQSFSYRLHLDRTGDLGITAAGRSWYTTMSAKWKVKPLYFKAGVYVQDNTGYTSEGGKVTFSKLDIDHNT is encoded by the coding sequence ATGGTCGATCTTGCAACCTGGAACTTGAGCATCCCCGAGGGAAGCCCACCCAAAACCATCGAAACCCCTCGACTGGTGGACGGTTTCAAGAACAAATACTTCAACTCTGAAGGCAGCACGGTGTATTTCTGGTCACCGGTCACCGGCACCAAGACTGAAAACGCGATCTACCCGCGCAGCGAATTGCGCGAGACCTACAAAAACGGCACCTTGCGCAACTGGCTATACCCCGACGCCGACAACAAATTGAGTGCGACCCTGGTGGTCAACCAGGTACCCAGCACCGGCAAGATCGTGATCGGTCAGATTCATGCCAAGGACAGCAGCAAACCCATGGTGAAGCTGGAATACCAGTACAAGGACGACAGCAAGACCGGCAACATCGTCGCCAAAGTGCGCATGCGCCCCGATGACGACGAGGGCCGGGTCATCACCGTCGCCTCGGGTGTAAAACTCAATCAGTCTTTCTCTTATCGGCTCCATCTTGATCGTACCGGCGACCTGGGTATCACCGCGGCGGGTCGTAGCTGGTACACCACCATGAGCGCCAAATGGAAGGTCAAGCCGCTGTATTTCAAGGCTGGCGTGTATGTGCAGGACAATACGGGCTACACCAGCGAAGGAGGGAAAGTGACGTTCAGCAAGCTGGATATCGATCACAACACCTGA
- the tkt gene encoding transketolase yields the protein MPSRRERANAIRALSMDAVQKANSGHPGAPMGMADIAEVLWRDYLKHSPSNPSFADRDRFVMSNGHGSMLIYSLLHLTGYDLSIDDLKNFRQLHSRTPGHPEYGYTPGVETTTGPLGQGLANAVGFALAEKVLAAQFNRPGHNVVDHHTYVFLGDGCMMEGISHEVASLAGTLGLNKLIAFYDDNGISIDGEVEGWFTDDTPKRFEAYNWLVIRNVDGHDPEEIKTAIETARKSAQPTLICCKTTIGFGSPNKQGKEDCHGAPLGAEEIALTRAALKWEHGPFEIPADIYAEWDAKEKGRAAEAEWDQRFAAYSAQCPELANELVRRLSGELPADFAEKASAYIAEVAAKGETIASRKASQNTLNAFGPLLPELLGGSADLAGSNLTLWKGCKGVSAEDASGNYMYYGVREFGMSAIMNGVALHGGLVPYGATFLMFMEYARNAVRMSALMKKRVLYVFTHDSIGLGEDGPTHQPIEQLASLRCTPNLDTWRPCDAVESAVAWKYAIERNDGPSALIFSRQNLQHQNRDADQIGDITRGGYVLKDCIGEPELILIATGSEVGLAVQAYDKLTAQGRNVRVVSMPCTSVFDAQDAGYKQAVLPLQVSARIAIEAAHADYWYKYVGLEGRVIGMTTYGESAPAPALFEEFGFTLENILGQAEELLED from the coding sequence ATGCCCAGCCGTCGTGAGCGTGCCAATGCCATCCGTGCACTCAGCATGGATGCCGTGCAAAAAGCCAACAGCGGCCATCCCGGTGCCCCTATGGGTATGGCGGATATCGCCGAGGTGCTTTGGCGCGACTACCTCAAGCACAGCCCGAGCAACCCGTCGTTTGCCGACCGTGACCGCTTCGTGATGTCCAACGGCCACGGCTCGATGTTGATCTATTCGTTGCTGCACCTGACCGGTTATGACCTGTCGATCGATGACCTGAAGAATTTCCGCCAGTTGCACAGCCGCACTCCGGGCCACCCGGAATATGGCTACACCCCAGGCGTGGAAACCACCACCGGTCCACTGGGCCAGGGCCTGGCCAACGCCGTGGGCTTTGCCCTGGCGGAAAAAGTCCTGGCGGCGCAGTTCAATCGCCCAGGCCATAACGTTGTCGATCACCACACCTACGTGTTCCTGGGTGATGGCTGCATGATGGAAGGCATTTCCCACGAAGTCGCCTCCCTGGCCGGCACCTTGGGCCTGAACAAGCTGATCGCTTTCTACGATGACAACGGCATTTCCATCGACGGCGAAGTCGAAGGCTGGTTCACCGACGACACCCCCAAGCGTTTCGAAGCCTACAACTGGCTGGTCATCCGCAATGTCGACGGCCACGACCCGGAAGAAATCAAGACCGCCATCGAGACGGCGCGCAAGAGCGCCCAGCCGACCCTGATCTGCTGCAAGACCACCATTGGTTTCGGTTCGCCCAACAAACAAGGCAAGGAAGACTGCCACGGCGCGCCACTGGGTGCCGAGGAAATCGCCCTGACCCGCGCTGCGTTGAAGTGGGAACACGGTCCGTTCGAAATCCCGGCCGACATTTATGCCGAGTGGGACGCCAAGGAAAAAGGTCGTGCCGCCGAAGCCGAGTGGGACCAGCGCTTTGCCGCCTACTCCGCGCAATGCCCTGAGCTGGCCAATGAACTGGTGCGTCGCCTCAGCGGCGAGCTGCCTGCCGATTTCGCTGAAAAAGCCTCGGCTTACATCGCGGAAGTCGCCGCCAAAGGCGAAACCATTGCCAGCCGCAAGGCCAGCCAGAACACCCTCAACGCTTTTGGCCCGCTGCTGCCGGAGCTGCTCGGCGGTTCGGCCGACCTGGCCGGTTCCAACCTGACCTTGTGGAAGGGCTGCAAAGGCGTCAGCGCCGAAGATGCCAGCGGCAACTACATGTACTACGGTGTTCGTGAGTTCGGCATGAGCGCGATCATGAACGGTGTGGCTCTGCACGGCGGCCTGGTGCCTTACGGCGCTACCTTCCTGATGTTCATGGAATACGCCCGCAACGCAGTGCGCATGTCGGCCCTGATGAAGAAGCGCGTGCTTTATGTGTTCACCCACGACTCCATCGGCCTGGGCGAAGACGGCCCGACTCACCAGCCGATCGAGCAACTGGCAAGCCTGCGCTGCACGCCGAACCTGGACACCTGGCGCCCATGTGACGCCGTGGAATCGGCAGTGGCCTGGAAATACGCCATCGAGCGTAACGACGGTCCATCGGCGCTGATCTTCTCCCGCCAGAACCTGCAGCACCAGAACCGCGATGCCGACCAGATCGGCGACATCACCCGCGGTGGCTACGTGCTCAAGGACTGCATTGGCGAGCCTGAACTGATCCTGATCGCCACCGGCTCCGAAGTCGGCCTGGCCGTCCAGGCCTACGACAAACTAACCGCGCAGGGCCGCAACGTACGTGTGGTGTCCATGCCGTGCACCAGCGTGTTCGATGCCCAGGACGCCGGCTATAAGCAAGCGGTATTGCCGTTGCAAGTCAGCGCCCGGATTGCCATCGAAGCCGCTCACGCCGATTACTGGTACAAGTACGTCGGCCTGGAAGGTCGTGTGATCGGCATGACCACCTACGGCGAATCGGCGCCTGCGCCGGCGTTGTTCGAGGAGTTCGGCTTTACCCTGGAAAACATCCTGGGTCAGGCTGAAGAGCTGTTGGAAGACTGA
- a CDS encoding fructose-bisphosphate aldolase, giving the protein MTTTQSLSRFTPLTPIATTQPILFIDSTAPLTELHACASERLHATLDYLSLMACATLRDSAASDLNTLTNVARILVQDVTDVFGVIEQRGLEDQ; this is encoded by the coding sequence ATGACGACGACTCAATCACTCAGCCGCTTCACCCCGCTCACTCCAATCGCCACCACCCAACCCATCCTGTTCATCGACAGCACTGCCCCACTGACTGAACTCCACGCCTGCGCCAGTGAACGCCTGCACGCTACCCTTGATTACCTGTCGCTCATGGCCTGCGCCACCCTGCGCGATTCGGCCGCCAGCGACCTCAATACCCTCACCAATGTCGCCCGGATCCTGGTTCAGGATGTCACCGATGTGTTTGGCGTCATTGAACAACGCGGCCTCGAAGACCAATAA